GGGTCCGGTCGACGGCGCGGGCCCCGAGGCTGGCGTCGCCCCGTTCCCGCTGTCGGGTTCTTGTCCGGTGAGCACGTAGATGGTCACCGCTCCGGCCCGAGGATCCTTCCCCGACCCAGCGCACTCAGGGTTACCGCACAGGCAGGTCAAGGTGTCGGCTCCGGCCAGGACTGCCGCCAGGGCATCGGCGCGGCGTTCGGCCACGGTCCGCGGATCGGCATCGCAGACACCGTGGGCGAGGTCGTTGAGCCGCGCTTGGCTGATCGCGGCGTCGGTGGTGCGCATGCGTCCCCAGAACGAGACGACACCGTCGGGGTCATCGCTATCGCCGAAGTCGATGTAGCGGTCTTTGGCCGCGGCCTTGGCCCGGATGACCGCGATCGGGTCGAACTTATGGACCCAGAAGTCGACCGCGGCGATCAGCGCGTTCTCCGATAAGGCGCCGTATTGGTGGGCGGTGCCGGCGATCCCGGCATCGATCAACGCCAACGCGTCCTCGTCGGTGACGAGGTGGGTGCGCCAGGTGATCGCATTGATCACCTTGGCCGACACCAACCCCCGCGCGAACACCTCCGCAGTACGGGGCAGCCTGTCACGCAAGGCCATCCCGATGCGCATCTGGGTGCTGGCGGCGCGCGGCCCGAGATTGCAGGCCGCGCTGATCTCGGCCTTCGCGTGGGCCCATCCGTCGATGAGCTTCAACGCCGATGACTCGTCTTCGTCCTCGCAGTGCCGTGCGGTGACCTCGGCGATCGCGGCCAGCCGCCGGGCCGCCGCAGCCGCTTCGGCACGGGTGGCATCGGTGACCTCGGCGATGAGCTCCCCATCGCTCAGCTCCGACAACCCCGATCTTTCGAACATATGGGCGAGTCTACTTCGGGGCCCCGACAAGATCGGCCGCCGAAACATTGGAACGGCCCCGGGAAACACACCGGGGCCGTTCCGTGGGCCTGGAGCACCCGCTCCGTAAAGATCGTTGCCGCCTCAGTACCCGAGGCGTGCGACGATACTAACCTCTTTGTGACACGGATCACACGCGGGGTGGCAATCAGACATCCAATCGTGACCCGACCAATATCGTTCGGTCTGGCGGCAGGTGGAAGTAGCCGGCCGCATCGGCTGTGAGGAACGACGTGGCGACGAAAAGCCTTTTGCGCCAACCGGTCATGTCTGGACTGTCGCCCGGCACCAGCTCCAGGTGTGACAGGAAGTAAGACGCCCTGTCCAGATCGACACCTCCTTCGGTGATCTCGCTGGGCAACATTCGCAGGGCGGCCGGGACGTCGGGGCGTTCCATGTAGCCGACATAGACCGTGACGTGCACGATCCCGTCATCGCGGTAGCCCAGGGAGTCCACGGAGATGCGCTTGTCGTCGGGTAAGCGGGGGACCGGGACGGTCTCGACGGCCACGATCACCGCATGTTCGTGCAGGACGTGGTTGTGCTCGACGTTGGTGCGCATAGCCAGCGGAGTGGTGTCATCGGACCGATTCAGAAACACCGCGGTGCCGGGAACGCGTACCAGCGGCGGTTGTCGGTCGGCCAGTTCGTCGATGAAGGGCCGTAGCGGTCCCTCGATCTCGTGCCGGGCTGCGGTCACCAGATGTCGTCCGCGCTGCCAGGTCGTCATCACGATGAAGGCGCAGATCGCGATGACCAGCGGCAGCCAGGCGCCGTGGACCAGCTTGGTGAGGTTGGCCGCCAAGAACATCAGATCCACGAGCAGCAGTGCGCCGCCGCCCGCCACCAGCGCCCACAGCGGCCACCTCCACTCCTGTCGGGCGTAGTAGAGGAACAACAATGTGGTGATCGTGATCGTCCCGCTGACCGCCATACCGAACGCGTAGGCCAGCGCTGCCGAGGACCGGAAGGCGAAGACGAGGGTGAGTACCGACATCATCAGTACCCAGTTGATCCACGGGACGTAGATCTGCCCGATCGCGTTGGCCGAAGTGTGTGTGATGCGCAGGCGCGGCAGATAGCCGAGCTGGACGGCCTGGGACACCACGGAGAACGCGCCGGTGATCACCGCCTGCGAGGCGATCACGGTGGCCGCCGTGGCCAACAGGACCAGCGGCAGCCGCGCCCACTCCGGGGCCAGCAGGAAGAACGGTGCGCTGTGCACATTGTCATCGCGCAACAACAGCGCACCCTGCCCGACGTAGTTCAGCGTGCAGGCCGGCAACACCAGGCCCAGCCATCCGATGACGATCGCACGCCGTCCGAAGTGCCCCATATCGGCGTAGAGCGCCTCGGCGCCGGTGACCGCCAGCACGATCGCGGCAAGCGCAAAAAACGCGATGTGGAAGTGTCCGCCCATGAACGCGATGGCATACGTCGGCGACAGCGCGGCCAGAATCCCCGGGTTGCCGGCGATGCCGAGGACGCCGCACGCGCCGATCGCGACGAACCAGACGATCATCACCGGACCGAAGAATCGC
The sequence above is drawn from the Mycolicibacterium neoaurum VKM Ac-1815D genome and encodes:
- a CDS encoding HNH endonuclease signature motif containing protein yields the protein MFERSGLSELSDGELIAEVTDATRAEAAAAARRLAAIAEVTARHCEDEDESSALKLIDGWAHAKAEISAACNLGPRAASTQMRIGMALRDRLPRTAEVFARGLVSAKVINAITWRTHLVTDEDALALIDAGIAGTAHQYGALSENALIAAVDFWVHKFDPIAVIRAKAAAKDRYIDFGDSDDPDGVVSFWGRMRTTDAAISQARLNDLAHGVCDADPRTVAERRADALAAVLAGADTLTCLCGNPECAGSGKDPRAGAVTIYVLTGQEPDSGNGATPASGPAPSTGPVHGTPEAGEDQAQPVAEPAAEEPAAHDGSAAQRPAAPAASTRPGLGAGITLDGAIIPAHLLAELIATGAKVRSLNSATELGSEPRYRPSTALAAFVRMTSMTCCFPGCGKPAQRCDLDHLTPWPAGATHPGNLRPLCREHHLLKTLKTGWTPKAHPDGTTEWTAPNGHTYTTMPLAPILFPHNTIDTPIPRTRHISLIDHPGREPDIPRRQRTRKHDRDYRINAERTRNATEMAIDLKSDAHHNL
- a CDS encoding potassium transporter Kup, producing MPDQPAQPQQSAPPLRLAIIIGALGVVFGDIGTSPIYTLQTVFNPADPHPVPLTEANVYGVVSLIFWSVMTIVTLTYVTLVMRADNHGEGGIMALITLLRRGASTRGHRTAIALGFLGLFGAALFFGDSMITPAISVLSAVEGLKTVEPGLKDWVVPITAVIIVALFSAQRQGTAAVGRFFGPVMIVWFVAIGACGVLGIAGNPGILAALSPTYAIAFMGGHFHIAFFALAAIVLAVTGAEALYADMGHFGRRAIVIGWLGLVLPACTLNYVGQGALLLRDDNVHSAPFFLLAPEWARLPLVLLATAATVIASQAVITGAFSVVSQAVQLGYLPRLRITHTSANAIGQIYVPWINWVLMMSVLTLVFAFRSSAALAYAFGMAVSGTITITTLLFLYYARQEWRWPLWALVAGGGALLLVDLMFLAANLTKLVHGAWLPLVIAICAFIVMTTWQRGRHLVTAARHEIEGPLRPFIDELADRQPPLVRVPGTAVFLNRSDDTTPLAMRTNVEHNHVLHEHAVIVAVETVPVPRLPDDKRISVDSLGYRDDGIVHVTVYVGYMERPDVPAALRMLPSEITEGGVDLDRASYFLSHLELVPGDSPDMTGWRKRLFVATSFLTADAAGYFHLPPDRTILVGSRLDV